The genomic DNA CAAGAGCAGCGCGATAACTTGTGCCCGCTCGCATCGTTTATCGTGCCCGACGCGCCGCTTGCACTCGCCGAGTTGACGCAAGCGGGCGTGCCCTGCTTTCGCACGCCGGAAGCGTGTGCCGATGCAGTCGAAGCCGCGTTTGCACGCCGTGCGCCCGCGACGCCGCTTGCGGATGCGTCCGCTAGCGCCATGCAATGGCAAGCGGCGCACAGCAGCGACGGCAACGGCAACGATAATGGCAAGGCCTATGTGCTAGACGAACTCGACGCCTATACGTTGCTCTGCGACGTCGGCCTCACCGCGCCGCGCTGCATCACGCTCGATGCCGCGCAACCGCGCTTGCCCGACAGCAGCAGCGATACGATCCCCTATCCCGTTGTCGCAAAGGTTTTGTCGGCGGCATTGCCGCACAAATCCGATGTGGGCGGCGTCGTGTTGAACATTCCCGATGACGCGCACCTGCTCGCCGCCGTCGAAACGATCCGGCAACGCGTCGCGGCAAGCGGCGCTGGCGTACCTGTCGAACGCATCCTCGTGCAGCCGATGGTGCACGGCATCGGCGAAGTGCTGATCGGCTATCGCGTCGACGCGCAAGTCGGCCCGATCGTGATGCTCGCCGCGGGCGGCGTGCTGACCGAAATCTACCGCGACCGCGCATTGCGTCTGGCACCGATCGACCGCTCCACCGCGTTCGAGATGATCGACGAAGTGCACGCACTGCGAGCGCTTGGCGGCTATCGCGGCAAGCCGCGCGGCGATCTCGATGCCTTGGCCGATGCGCTCGTCGCGCTATCGCAACTCGCCACCAGGCCCGCCCTGCGTGTGCTCGAAGCCGAGATCAACCCGTTGATCGTGCGCGCCGAAGGCGAAGGCGTCGTACCCGTCGACGCCCTGGTGCGCGTCGCAGCATCGATGCGCAACGTATGAGACGATTAAGGCATCGATAACGCACTCTTTCCTGCAGCATGGCCGACCTTATTTCTGTCCCCGCGGCGGCTTTGGCCGAAGGCCGCGCAACGCTCGCGCGACTCGATGCGCGCGCGACGCATCATCGCTATCGCCTCGCTTCCGGTGTGCGCGTGGTGTGGCGCGCATTCGGCAGCGGCAAGCCGCTGGTGCTCATGCACGGCGGACATGGCAGCTGGACGCATTGGGTTCGCAACATCGAAGCGCTCGCCGCCATCCGCGCGGTATGGGTGCCCGATTTGCCCGGCTACGGCGATTCGGATGCATTGCCGCTAGGCGCCGATTTCGAAGCATTCCTTGCGGCCACGCTCGAATCGATTGATGGCTTGGTCGGCGCATCGACGGAAATCGATCTGGGCGGCTTTTCGTTTGGCGGCGTCGTTGCGTCGACGCTTGCGTGCCGCAGGCCCGTGGGCAAGCTCGCGCTCGTCGGCAGCGCGGGGCATGGCGGCAAGCGGCGCCAGCAGCGCGAGTTGCTGAACTGGAAAAAGGTCGAAGCGGAAGACGAACGTCGCGCGCTATTCGATGCGAACCTGAAATCGTTCATGCTGTATGCCCCCGGCAACGCCGATTCGCTCGCGTTGACCGTCTACGAAGAGGCATGCCTGAAGACGCGCTTTCGCAGCAAGGATGTGTCGCTGGCGAATACGCTCGGGCCGCTGCTCAAAACCGCCGATGTCGATCCGCTGCTGCTGTGGGGCACGCACGATGTCACCGCAGCGGACCCGCAGGCGTTTTCGGATCAACTGCATGCGCAAGGCGTTCGGCACCGGTTCGGGCTAGTGGCGAACGCAGGGCACTGGGCCCAGTTCGAAGCGGCCGACGAGGTAAACCGGCGCGTGATCGAATATCTGTCCGAAGCGCGTGAAGCGGGCGAAGCGGACAAAGCCAGCGCCTAACCGCTGTGCTGTGAGTTTTTGGAACACGACTGTGCGCGATTCGAAGTAGTAGGCACGCGTCGAACCCAACAGAATGTATTGAAGGCCGGATAGTCGGTCACTCCGCCTGACACCCGGCTATAGACCGGCGCGAGCCGCGCAACGCAATGCTCGGCGATACATTCAACTGGGATCGGACCAGGCATTGAAGCGCCACCTCCGATCGACAGGAGGCGACAACGTGTCTTACCAGGAATTCACGGCCGATTCCGTCCACGAGGCGCGCCGCGACAATGTCATCCGCGCGCGCGTTGCCGGATGCGCGGGTCATGCGATCGAATGGTTCGACTTTTCGATCTACGCGAACTTCGCGATCTTCTTCGGCCGTCAACTTTTTCCATCGACGGATCAGACGTCTGCACTGCTCGCCGCATTCGGCGTCTATGCGATCGGCTTTGTCATGCGTCCCGCGGGCGGATGGCTGCTCGGCGTGTATGCGGATCGACACGGCCGCCGCGCCGCGCTCGCGCTCTCTGTGACGATGATGTCGATCGGCTCGCTGGTGATGGCATTACTGCCCACTTACGCGGCAATCGGCCTCGCCGCGCCGGTGCTCGCGACGCTCGCTCGTCTGCTGCAAGGACTTTCCGTCGGTGGCGAATTTGCCGCCGCCTGTTCGTTTCTCGCTGAAACGGCGCCTAAAAACCGGCGCGGTTTTCACGGCAGTTTTCTGTTCTTCGGCACTGGCGTCGGCCTGATTTGCGCGTCCGGCATGACGTGGCTGCTTAGCCGCTTGCTCGATCATGCGCAGATGGTGTCGTTCGGCTGGCGCATTCCGTTTCTGGTCGGCGCACTCGGCAGCCTGCTCGCGTTCTGGATCCGGATGCGTGTCGGCGAAACCGAAGCGTTTACCAAGGCGCAGCGCAAACATGGCGACACGCAAGCGTCGTTGCGTCTGCTGTTCACGCAATACGGCAAGCAATTGTGGACGCTCGTGGGTATCAGCATTCTTGGGGCGTTCAGCTTTTACCTGTTTATCGTCTATGTGCCGGTGTATGCGATTCATCGCAGCGGCGCCGCGCCTGCAGTGGCCTATGCGGCGAGTACCGTGAGCCTCATTGTTTTTACCGCGGTGCAGCCGTTGTTCGGCATGCTGTCGGACCGCTTCGGACGGCGTCCGCAGATGATCGTGATGGCGGCGGCTTATGTGGTGTTTCTGTACCCCGTCGTGCTCTCGACGGGCAGCACGTTCTGGAGCATTCTGCCGGTCGAGCTATTCGGCACGCTGTTTTACGCGCTTTTCACGGCGATTGCGCCCGCAGTGTTCGCCGAGCTGTTCGGCACCGAAGTGCGTTCGCTCGGCATCGGGCTGCCGTTCAATCTCGTCGTCGCGCTGCTCGGCGGTACGACGCCCTATCTGATGACGTGGCTGCAAAGCCACGGGCATGAGCGATGGTTTCTCGTCTACGTGTGCGTCGGCTCGGCGGTGAGTCTGATCACCTATGTGCTGATGAAGGAAACCGCGCATATCGCGT from Paraburkholderia edwinii includes the following:
- a CDS encoding alpha/beta fold hydrolase, translated to MADLISVPAAALAEGRATLARLDARATHHRYRLASGVRVVWRAFGSGKPLVLMHGGHGSWTHWVRNIEALAAIRAVWVPDLPGYGDSDALPLGADFEAFLAATLESIDGLVGASTEIDLGGFSFGGVVASTLACRRPVGKLALVGSAGHGGKRRQQRELLNWKKVEAEDERRALFDANLKSFMLYAPGNADSLALTVYEEACLKTRFRSKDVSLANTLGPLLKTADVDPLLLWGTHDVTAADPQAFSDQLHAQGVRHRFGLVANAGHWAQFEAADEVNRRVIEYLSEAREAGEADKASA
- a CDS encoding MFS transporter, producing MSYQEFTADSVHEARRDNVIRARVAGCAGHAIEWFDFSIYANFAIFFGRQLFPSTDQTSALLAAFGVYAIGFVMRPAGGWLLGVYADRHGRRAALALSVTMMSIGSLVMALLPTYAAIGLAAPVLATLARLLQGLSVGGEFAAACSFLAETAPKNRRGFHGSFLFFGTGVGLICASGMTWLLSRLLDHAQMVSFGWRIPFLVGALGSLLAFWIRMRVGETEAFTKAQRKHGDTQASLRLLFTQYGKQLWTLVGISILGAFSFYLFIVYVPVYAIHRSGAAPAVAYAASTVSLIVFTAVQPLFGMLSDRFGRRPQMIVMAAAYVVFLYPVVLSTGSTFWSILPVELFGTLFYALFTAIAPAVFAELFGTEVRSLGIGLPFNLVVALLGGTTPYLMTWLQSHGHERWFLVYVCVGSAVSLITYVLMKETAHIALRDHDHD